A window of the Lactuca sativa cultivar Salinas chromosome 5, Lsat_Salinas_v11, whole genome shotgun sequence genome harbors these coding sequences:
- the LOC111881915 gene encoding cucumber peeling cupredoxin-like, whose amino-acid sequence MAGLRFNLVVMMAFMLASVQFHDTAAQTTHVVGDALGWNIPPNGPSAYTTWASTQTFRVGDVLLFNFTTGFHNVAEVSQVAYGPCTTTNPISIATTGPARVTLNAPGTHYYVCTVGTHCQIGQKLTINVSAGSTTPAPAPTPATPAPVSPPTTTPTPAPTTTTPPPTSSPVPSAGEASPISPPTSGQSPSGSNTPSPTDSTTLPPQSPSFAPSFTAVVPFSLLAIALAFFY is encoded by the coding sequence ATGGCAGGTTTAAGGTTCAATTTGGTGGTGATGATGGCATTCATGCTTGCATCTGTGCAGTTTCATGACACGGCGGCTCAGACAACCCATGTGGTCGGCGACGCCTTGGGTTGGAATATTCCTCCCAACGGACCTTCTGCTTACACCACCTGGGCATCAACTCAGACCTTCAGAGTCGGCGATGTTCTTCTCTTTAACTTCACCACCGGATTCCATAACGTCGCTGAAGTATCACAGGTGGCGTACGGCCCATGCACCACCACCAACCCCATCTCCATCGCCACCACCGGCCCCGCTAGAGTCACCTTGAATGCACCTGGCACACACTATTACGTCTGTACCGTTGGAACTCATTGCCAAATTGGTCAGAAGTTAACCATCAACGTCTCCGCCGGGTCGACCACCCCTGCTCCAGCCCCGACACCCGCCACTCCTGCGCCGGTTTCTCCACCAACCACCACCCCGACCCCTGCCCCCACCACAACAACTCCTCCACCAACATCCTCACCTGTACCTTCTGCTGGGGAAGCCAGCCCAATATCACCACCCACCTCCGGCCAATCTCCCTCAGGGAGTAACACCCCTTCTCCCACCGATAGCACCACTCTACCACCACAATCACCCAGTTTTGCTCCATCTTTCACCGCCGTGGTGCCCTTCAGTTTATTAGCGATTGCTTTAGCTTTCTTTTATTAA